From the genome of Pseudomonas sp. FP453:
CGTTGCGGCAGTTCAGAGGCTTGCGCCCCGTGGTTGACCAGCAGTCCGACAACAAGCGCAATAGCGCTGGTACTCAGGCGCATAACAGGGTTTCCTTCCAGAGGCGGGGCCTTACGAGCACTCAACGATGTGACAGATAATCCCTTCCGGGCATCGTACTGAGCGCCCAGTCAGCTAACGGGCGAAGCCGGCATTTGATAATTGTTTGCATTTGAACGTCAAGGCACTTAAGGATTGAAATGAAGTTTCTCTGCCCCTCCGACACCCTTGCGCCCGACAGCAGCCGCGGTTTTGAAATCGATGGTTGCAAATTGTTGGCGGTGCGCCGTGACGGCGTTGCCTACTTCTATATCAACCGCTGCCCCCATCGCGGCATCCCGCTGGAATGGCAAGCCGACCAGTTCCTCGACAGCAGCGCCAGCCTGATCCAGTGCGCCACCCACGGCGCCTTGTTTCTGATCGAAAGCGGCGAGTGCATCTCCGGCCCGTGCGCCGGCCAAAGCCTCACCGCCCTGCCCGGCCGTGAGGACGCGCAGGGCCTGTGGGTGGAACTCTAGTCGAACAGCACCTCAAGACGCCGATCCACGCGCACTTCCTCGGGCGTGACTCGCACGCCGTACGCCAACACCTCTACGCCAGCGGCCTTGGCTTCACGCAATGCCGCGGCGTAAGCGGGATCGATCTCCACAGCCGGGCGCACCGCCTCGATCCCCGACAGGTTGACGCAATACAACTGCACCGCCCGCACACCGTCGCGTGCCAGGTGCGCCAACTCGCGCAAATGCTTGGCGCCGCGCTGCGTCACCGCATCGGGGAAAGCCGCAACTGCGCTGCCATCGAAGCCCAGGGTGACACTTTTGACTTCGACGTACGCCGCACCGTCGGCATAGTCCAGGCGAAAGTCGATGCGACTGTTCTCCTGGCCGTAAGGCAATTCACGCTTCAAGTCGGTAAAGCCATTGAGCTCGCTGATCACCCCCGGCGCGCAACGCCTCCTCGATCAGCGGATTGGCGCGCGCGGTGTTCACGCAGGCTAGGCGCCCCTGGGGTGTCTCGGCGATTTCCCAGGTGCCCGGCAGCTTGCGCTTGGGGTCATTGGAGCGACTGAACCACACCTGCCCACCTTCCACCATGCAATTGAGCATCGAGCCGGTGTTGGGACAGTGAATGGTGAGCAACTCGCCGCTAACGGTTTCGATATCGGTGAGAAAACGCTTGTAACGGCGAATCAGACGACCCTTCTTCGAGGGGAGGATTAAAGCGCATCAGCCTTGCCAGCTCCGCAAGCCACGGGCGATGCGGTCCACCGCTTCCTGTAGGCGATCAAGGTTTTGCGTGTAGGCAAAGCGCACATGGTGGCCGGCTTGATAGCGGCCGAAATCCAGCCCGGGCGTGAACGCTACATGTTCGGTTTCGAGGAAGTGCCGGCAGAACGCGAAGGCA
Proteins encoded in this window:
- a CDS encoding Rieske (2Fe-2S) protein: MKFLCPSDTLAPDSSRGFEIDGCKLLAVRRDGVAYFYINRCPHRGIPLEWQADQFLDSSASLIQCATHGALFLIESGECISGPCAGQSLTALPGREDAQGLWVEL